Proteins from one Pirellulaceae bacterium genomic window:
- a CDS encoding sulfatase-like hydrolase/transferase, whose product MNLDFRRALLIFFISMLPTAKLAADSRSLPNIVVILTDDQGYADISLNEHHAAEVSTPNMDALAKQGVLFTQAYTSGHVCSPTRAGLMIGGYSQRVGVYTAGDGGRGFDPSKKIFPAFLPDEYISSAIGKWHLGLDDDYPRLKWHAMNRGFDECYKFMGRGGHSYFDLRSDGAAKFSHPIYRNKQRIDDEGYLTTRLTEEAVAFIDRNKERPFFLYLAYNAVHAPAEAPQADIDAVRAEFSQLSERRTILMAMLKHLDDGVGQVVDKLQQEELFDNTLLFFLTDNGGAKGMSADNSPLRGFKSSLDEGGIRTPLIVSWPQRFAGKRSIDAPVISFDILPTVLDATDGLPTEHEFDGKSLLPLLANQTSRHHETLFWSKGKEDEWAVRQGDWKLHHRRGKLELINLGKDPTETTDLADREPRRVRELRTAFDAWIDQMVDPITGGQKRIDSGDVETQPSVSERSLRRKRLRAERQEKRRQSKSKKESK is encoded by the coding sequence GTGAATCTCGACTTTCGCCGTGCACTGCTCATTTTTTTCATCAGCATGCTGCCAACAGCCAAACTGGCCGCGGACAGTAGGTCTTTACCTAACATCGTGGTGATTCTGACCGACGATCAAGGCTACGCAGATATCAGTTTGAACGAACATCATGCTGCTGAGGTTTCAACGCCGAATATGGACGCACTCGCCAAGCAAGGGGTGCTTTTTACGCAAGCTTATACGAGCGGTCATGTCTGTTCGCCGACGCGAGCCGGATTAATGATCGGAGGCTATTCACAACGCGTGGGGGTCTATACGGCAGGTGACGGTGGGCGCGGCTTTGATCCAAGCAAAAAAATCTTTCCGGCATTTCTTCCAGACGAATATATTTCGTCAGCGATTGGAAAATGGCATCTCGGTTTGGATGATGATTATCCCCGACTCAAGTGGCATGCAATGAATCGTGGTTTCGATGAGTGCTACAAATTTATGGGGCGTGGAGGGCATAGTTATTTCGATCTTCGCAGTGACGGTGCTGCCAAATTTTCTCACCCCATTTATCGTAATAAGCAGCGCATTGACGACGAAGGTTATCTGACGACGCGGCTAACCGAGGAAGCGGTCGCGTTTATTGATCGGAATAAAGAACGCCCGTTTTTTCTCTATCTGGCGTACAACGCTGTCCACGCGCCGGCTGAGGCTCCTCAAGCTGACATTGATGCGGTTCGAGCCGAATTTTCACAACTCAGTGAGAGGCGGACGATCTTGATGGCGATGTTGAAGCACCTGGATGATGGTGTCGGTCAGGTCGTGGACAAGCTGCAGCAGGAAGAACTGTTCGATAATACGTTGCTCTTTTTTCTGACCGACAACGGTGGTGCGAAGGGCATGAGTGCCGACAACTCACCGTTGCGAGGTTTTAAATCCAGCCTTGATGAAGGTGGTATTCGGACGCCATTGATTGTAAGTTGGCCCCAACGGTTTGCAGGCAAACGATCGATTGACGCGCCGGTGATTTCGTTCGACATTTTACCGACGGTCCTAGACGCTACCGATGGTCTTCCAACGGAGCACGAATTTGATGGGAAAAGCCTGCTTCCACTCCTGGCAAATCAGACGTCAAGACATCATGAGACTTTGTTTTGGAGCAAGGGAAAAGAAGATGAATGGGCTGTTCGTCAGGGTGACTGGAAGCTCCATCACCGTCGTGGAAAGTTGGAGCTGATCAATTTGGGAAAAGACCCAACGGAGACGACGGACCTTGCGGATCGTGAACCGCGGCGGGTTCGCGAGTTGAGAACCGCTTTTGATGCTTGGATCGATCAAATGGTCGATCCTATTACTGGCGGTCAAAAGCGAATCGATTCTGGCGATGTCGAAACCCAACCATCTGTTTCCGAACGTAGCTTGCGACGTAAGCGTCTACGCGCTGAACGGCAAGAAAAGCGAAGACAGTCTAAGTCGAAAAAGGAATCGAAGTAG